From a region of the Methanoculleus receptaculi genome:
- a CDS encoding tetrahydromethanopterin S-methyltransferase subunit F, with protein MAEETTKATGPIRMTAINRMMESIRYKAQILARTNKLDSGIMDSGIVGFAIGLALVMIFILVPALLLGGI; from the coding sequence ATGGCAGAAGAAACTACAAAGGCAACTGGCCCCATCCGGATGACTGCAATCAACAGGATGATGGAATCCATCCGGTACAAGGCGCAGATCCTTGCCAGAACAAACAAGCTGGATTCAGGCATAATGGACTCGGGGATAGTCGGGTTTGCGATCGGGCTTGCCCTTGTCATGATCTTTATCCTGGTTCCTGCACTGCTGCTGGGAGGGATCTAA
- the mtrA gene encoding tetrahydromethanopterin S-methyltransferase subunit A encodes MVEKKSPASGWPIVKGDFHAGDPQSCVAVVTMGSHLDEQGICDAGAAIAGSCKTENLGLEKVIANVISNPNIRFVLCCGTEVKGHLAGQSFIALHANGVSGGKIVGAQGAIPFIENLPDEAIKRFQEQVEIVNIMETEDLATIKAKIEELTARDPGALPAEPMIVEVKEAGAAAEVAVAGVNPQFLEIEERLDAIEEKIEFVDSEVAQRVGRKVGRDIGILYGLVAGLIVFMMLLVLLPKLVEYL; translated from the coding sequence ATGGTTGAGAAGAAATCACCGGCCAGCGGATGGCCGATCGTCAAGGGCGACTTCCATGCGGGAGACCCGCAGAGTTGCGTTGCCGTCGTCACCATGGGTTCGCATCTCGACGAGCAGGGTATCTGCGATGCCGGAGCGGCAATCGCCGGGTCTTGCAAGACCGAGAACCTTGGTCTTGAGAAGGTCATTGCAAACGTCATCTCCAATCCCAACATCAGGTTTGTCCTCTGCTGCGGTACGGAGGTGAAGGGGCATCTTGCCGGGCAGAGTTTCATTGCTCTGCATGCGAATGGTGTCTCCGGCGGAAAGATCGTCGGTGCTCAGGGTGCCATTCCGTTCATCGAGAACCTTCCTGATGAGGCGATCAAGCGTTTCCAGGAACAGGTTGAGATCGTCAACATCATGGAGACGGAGGACCTGGCAACCATCAAGGCCAAGATCGAAGAACTTACGGCGAGAGATCCGGGTGCCCTCCCCGCAGAGCCCATGATCGTCGAGGTCAAAGAGGCGGGTGCTGCGGCGGAAGTGGCTGTTGCAGGTGTAAACCCGCAGTTCCTCGAGATCGAGGAGAGGCTCGACGCCATCGAGGAGAAGATCGAGTTCGTGGATTCGGAGGTTGCCCAGCGCGTCGGAAGAAAGGTCGGGCGCGACATCGGTATCCTTTACGGACTGGTCGCAGGTTTGATTGTGTTCATGATGTTGCTGGTATTACTGCCCAAATTGGTTGAGTATCTGTAA
- the mtrB gene encoding tetrahydromethanopterin S-methyltransferase subunit MtrB, with amino-acid sequence MAYVHVLPEYGLVVDPMIGVVTTVGVSYTPVLEQVAELEKITEDLVGMLSGEGSFLSSFPNREGVLKIAGGVTAFWYGMAIGLLIAGVVVLGLL; translated from the coding sequence ATGGCTTACGTTCATGTGCTGCCAGAGTATGGACTGGTTGTCGACCCGATGATCGGTGTTGTCACCACAGTCGGTGTCTCATACACCCCCGTGCTCGAGCAGGTGGCTGAACTCGAGAAGATAACCGAGGACCTTGTTGGGATGCTCTCCGGAGAGGGCAGTTTCCTGTCTTCGTTCCCGAACCGGGAAGGTGTCCTCAAGATCGCTGGAGGCGTGACCGCATTCTGGTATGGCATGGCAATTGGTCTTCTGATTGCCGGTGTCGTTGTATTAGGACTGCTGTGA
- the mtrA gene encoding tetrahydromethanopterin S-methyltransferase subunit A has protein sequence MVEKKSPASGWPIVKGDFHAGDPQSCVAVVTMGSHLDEQGICDAGAAIAGSCKTENLGLEKVIANVISNPNIRFVLCCGTEVKGHLAGQSFIALHANGVSGGKIVGAQGAIPFIENLPDEAIKRFQEQVEIVNIMETEDLATIKAKIEELKARDPGAFPAEPMIVEVKEAGAAAEEVTGESQPLSGELALIHARMKVIERMVTDIGYRNKFAAGVYAGKIEGLMIGLIVSFVILGFILLG, from the coding sequence ATGGTTGAGAAGAAATCACCGGCCAGCGGATGGCCGATCGTCAAGGGCGACTTCCATGCGGGAGACCCGCAGAGTTGTGTCGCTGTCGTCACCATGGGTTCGCATCTCGACGAGCAGGGTATCTGCGATGCCGGAGCGGCAATCGCCGGGTCTTGCAAGACCGAGAACCTTGGTCTTGAGAAGGTCATTGCAAACGTCATCTCCAATCCCAACATCAGGTTTGTCCTCTGCTGCGGTACGGAGGTGAAGGGGCATCTTGCCGGGCAGAGTTTCATTGCTCTGCATGCGAATGGTGTCTCCGGCGGAAAGATCGTCGGTGCTCAGGGTGCCATTCCGTTCATCGAGAACCTTCCTGATGAGGCGATCAAGCGTTTCCAGGAACAGGTTGAGATCGTCAACATCATGGAGACGGAGGACCTGGCAACCATCAAGGCCAAGATCGAAGAACTTAAGGCGAGAGATCCGGGTGCCTTCCCCGCAGAGCCCATGATCGTCGAGGTCAAAGAGGCGGGCGCTGCTGCAGAGGAAGTGACCGGCGAGAGCCAGCCGCTTTCTGGCGAACTGGCACTGATACACGCACGGATGAAGGTTATCGAGCGGATGGTCACCGACATAGGCTATCGCAACAAGTTTGCGGCAGGTGTCTATGCAGGTAAGATCGAGGGGCTCATGATAGGTCTGATCGTCTCGTTTGTGATCCTGGGGTTCATCTTGCTGGGGTGA
- the mtrH gene encoding tetrahydromethanopterin S-methyltransferase subunit H, which translates to MFKFEKEQVVHDFNGTKLGGQPGEYPTVLAASIFYNKHEIVLDDKTGKIDKETAEALWNRCQELSDITGIPHFIQIIAEYGEAFESYIDWFCGVDDKTAFLMDSSVPAALAHACEYVTQSGVADRAIYNSINGSILPENMEALAKSDVNAAIVLAFNPADPSVAGREKVLVEGGVAGQELGMLEIAEKCGITRPILDTAATPLGLGSGGAYREILACKAIHGLPTGGAYHNMTVSWTWLKRWKGTKKVPSQQLAGLEGKDALVKQLLHHYLGGLDGVRQAAWSAPDIGCNMIASTLGADLIMYGPIENVEAMITAQAYTDIVIMEAARDLGIEPQAETHPFFKLV; encoded by the coding sequence ATGTTCAAGTTCGAAAAAGAACAGGTGGTACACGACTTCAACGGTACCAAGCTCGGCGGGCAGCCTGGAGAGTACCCCACCGTGCTCGCTGCATCCATCTTCTACAACAAGCACGAGATTGTTCTGGATGACAAAACCGGAAAGATCGATAAAGAGACGGCAGAGGCTCTCTGGAACCGCTGCCAGGAACTCTCGGACATCACCGGGATTCCACACTTCATCCAGATCATCGCGGAGTACGGTGAGGCGTTTGAAAGCTATATCGACTGGTTCTGTGGCGTAGATGACAAGACCGCATTCCTGATGGACTCGTCCGTCCCGGCGGCGCTTGCACACGCGTGCGAATATGTCACACAGTCAGGCGTTGCGGATCGCGCGATCTACAACTCCATCAACGGTTCGATCTTGCCGGAGAACATGGAGGCGCTTGCAAAGAGTGATGTAAACGCAGCCATTGTCCTGGCCTTCAACCCTGCCGATCCATCGGTGGCCGGCCGTGAGAAGGTTCTGGTCGAGGGCGGCGTCGCCGGCCAGGAACTCGGGATGCTCGAGATCGCAGAGAAGTGCGGGATCACCCGCCCGATCCTTGATACCGCAGCAACCCCACTCGGTCTGGGATCCGGTGGTGCATACCGTGAGATCCTTGCCTGCAAGGCGATCCACGGTCTTCCGACCGGTGGTGCCTACCACAACATGACCGTTTCCTGGACGTGGCTGAAGCGTTGGAAGGGTACGAAGAAGGTCCCCTCGCAGCAGCTGGCCGGGCTCGAGGGCAAGGATGCGCTGGTCAAGCAGCTCCTGCACCACTATCTTGGTGGTCTGGATGGAGTGCGCCAGGCGGCCTGGTCTGCTCCCGATATAGGCTGCAACATGATCGCAAGCACACTCGGTGCGGATCTGATCATGTACGGCCCGATCGAGAACGTCGAGGCGATGATCACCGCCCAGGCCTACACCGACATTGTCATCATGGAAGCAGCGCGTGACCTAGGGATCGAGCCCCAGGCTGAGACCCATCCATTCTTTAAGCTAGTCTAA